The Deltaproteobacteria bacterium genome window below encodes:
- the recC gene encoding exodeoxyribonuclease V subunit gamma: MPLHLHRSNRVDVLAHALGDVLEAAPLPPLVGELVLVHGRPIASWLSMRLAQRFGIWAHASFPFPRRFVLQVMRAVLGEAADALALDDAASLQWLLLPALDRRLDDPGFVELRRYCRDDPTGIARFQLAARTAALFESYLVHRPAMMLGWEQGDDDQWQAQLWRDVVARRGPQHFARLHQACVEALHRGEGPIAGLPPRVNLFGVASMPPSHLTLVTALARRIDVHLFVPSPSRAWWAELRSHRRAVRARDPAAVLASDEGHPLLASLGTLGREFQGLLEDTGDYREPRELYVEPDAPERALGVLQGDILDLRVRGEGTSLPAMPLADDDDSIAVFSCHSRLREVEVLHDRLHALLAADPSLQPRDIVVYLTDVDAYAPLVEAVFERERDDPTAIPCSIADRSPRAESPTLEAWLRLLALVEGRMSASDVLDLLVLEPVALRFGFTPDELDTIAEWVANAGIRWGIDAAHRRSHGQPGREETTWAFGLRRMLLGYAMPGHQRDMFAGVLPFDDIEGSRAELLGRLCAAMDTLFRLVSALAAPRCIADWRIALDGSLSDVLAPRPTAQWELDDLRAAIAAVDDSAARAEYDGGVPLAVMRDAVLAAIDGANAGGGLRAGRASGVCFCALAPMRVMPAEVVCVLGLSDGAFPRGSGGVDFDLMRRAPAPGDRHLRDDDRYAFLEALMAARRRLLLGYVGQSSQDDRDLPPSVVLAELLDLLGATMVVPGTEALGPVARAAALRRRVVVRQPMQPFSPRNFGGDDDPRLFSFEASWCAGANALQQGRPAATPGLFARPLSPWPDDEPVQLERLVRMFQAPQHELLKRRLQVNLREWERERSDREPMELDGLNRWRLGGQLLGQRLEGLTRAQSHALLASSGALPLGAVGDAELDALLLEVDPIAAVAREACGGDVHAPVVEVDLTIGARRLLGHLRDRHSHGLVVSQYSRPAAKHIVALWIHHLVACALAPGEPVASVLFGRDEKDGGVVEVRFETEPAPLPLLANLIERWSIGMREPLLFFPRASLAFCERFAEAPETSFAPAMTAARNSYRSRNGEGEDEAVRRIFGDADPLAPGFTLFDAPMSGGDFVTLAIELCAPLVSRRR; encoded by the coding sequence TTGCCCCTCCATCTGCACCGCAGCAATCGCGTCGACGTGCTCGCGCACGCGCTCGGCGACGTGCTGGAGGCCGCCCCGCTGCCGCCACTCGTCGGTGAGCTCGTGCTCGTGCACGGGCGCCCGATCGCGAGCTGGCTGTCGATGCGGCTGGCCCAGCGCTTCGGCATCTGGGCCCACGCCAGCTTCCCGTTCCCACGCCGCTTCGTGCTGCAGGTGATGCGGGCGGTGCTCGGTGAGGCCGCCGACGCCCTCGCGCTCGACGATGCGGCTAGCTTGCAGTGGCTGCTGCTCCCCGCGCTCGACCGCCGGCTCGACGACCCCGGCTTCGTCGAGCTGCGTCGCTACTGCCGCGATGACCCCACCGGCATCGCGCGCTTCCAGCTCGCGGCCCGCACCGCTGCACTGTTCGAGTCGTACCTCGTACACCGACCGGCGATGATGCTGGGCTGGGAGCAGGGCGACGACGACCAGTGGCAGGCGCAGCTGTGGCGCGACGTGGTTGCCCGCCGCGGCCCGCAGCACTTCGCGCGCCTGCACCAGGCGTGCGTCGAGGCGCTGCACCGCGGCGAGGGTCCGATCGCGGGCCTACCACCGCGGGTGAACCTGTTCGGCGTCGCCAGCATGCCGCCGTCGCACCTCACGTTGGTGACGGCGTTGGCCCGGCGCATCGACGTGCACCTGTTCGTGCCGTCGCCGTCGCGCGCGTGGTGGGCCGAGCTACGCTCCCACCGTCGGGCGGTGCGGGCCCGCGACCCCGCCGCGGTGTTGGCCAGCGACGAGGGCCACCCGCTGTTGGCGTCGCTCGGCACGCTGGGCCGCGAGTTCCAGGGCCTGCTCGAGGACACCGGCGACTACCGCGAGCCGCGCGAGCTCTACGTCGAGCCCGACGCGCCCGAGCGGGCACTCGGGGTCCTGCAGGGCGACATCTTGGATCTGCGCGTGCGCGGCGAGGGCACCTCGCTGCCGGCGATGCCGCTGGCGGACGACGACGACTCGATCGCGGTGTTCTCGTGCCACTCGCGCCTGCGCGAGGTCGAGGTGCTGCACGATCGTCTGCACGCGCTACTCGCCGCCGATCCCTCGCTGCAGCCGCGCGACATCGTCGTCTACCTGACCGACGTCGACGCATACGCGCCGCTGGTCGAGGCGGTGTTCGAGCGCGAGCGCGACGACCCCACCGCGATCCCCTGCTCGATCGCCGATCGGTCGCCGCGCGCGGAGAGCCCCACGCTCGAGGCGTGGCTACGGCTGCTGGCGCTGGTCGAAGGCCGCATGAGCGCCAGCGACGTGCTCGATCTGCTGGTGCTGGAGCCGGTCGCGCTGCGTTTCGGCTTCACCCCCGACGAGCTCGACACCATCGCGGAATGGGTCGCCAACGCTGGCATCCGCTGGGGCATCGACGCCGCGCACCGTCGCAGCCACGGCCAGCCCGGCCGCGAAGAGACCACGTGGGCGTTCGGCCTGCGGCGCATGCTGCTCGGCTACGCCATGCCAGGACACCAGCGCGACATGTTCGCGGGCGTGCTGCCGTTCGATGACATCGAGGGCTCGCGGGCCGAGCTGCTCGGTCGCCTGTGCGCCGCGATGGACACGCTCTTTCGCCTGGTGTCGGCGCTCGCAGCCCCGCGGTGCATCGCCGACTGGCGCATCGCGCTGGACGGCTCGCTGTCCGACGTGCTGGCACCGCGACCGACGGCGCAGTGGGAGCTCGACGATCTTCGCGCGGCGATCGCCGCGGTCGACGACAGCGCCGCGCGGGCCGAGTACGACGGCGGCGTGCCGCTGGCGGTCATGCGCGACGCCGTGTTGGCCGCGATCGACGGCGCCAACGCGGGCGGAGGTCTGCGGGCTGGGCGCGCCAGCGGCGTGTGCTTCTGCGCGCTGGCGCCGATGCGGGTCATGCCGGCCGAGGTCGTGTGCGTGCTGGGGCTCTCCGACGGCGCGTTCCCCCGCGGTAGCGGTGGCGTCGACTTCGACCTCATGCGCCGCGCACCCGCGCCCGGCGACCGTCACCTGCGCGACGACGATCGCTACGCGTTCCTCGAGGCGTTGATGGCCGCGCGCCGGCGGCTGCTGCTCGGCTACGTCGGCCAGAGCAGCCAGGACGATCGCGATCTCCCGCCCTCGGTGGTGCTGGCCGAGCTCCTCGATCTGTTGGGCGCGACGATGGTGGTGCCGGGCACCGAAGCACTCGGTCCGGTCGCCCGCGCGGCCGCGCTGCGCCGGCGCGTGGTGGTGCGGCAGCCGATGCAACCCTTCAGCCCGCGGAACTTCGGTGGCGACGACGATCCGCGGCTGTTCTCGTTCGAGGCGTCGTGGTGCGCCGGCGCCAACGCCCTGCAGCAGGGCCGACCGGCGGCGACCCCCGGGCTGTTCGCGCGCCCGCTGTCGCCGTGGCCCGACGACGAGCCGGTGCAGCTCGAGCGGCTGGTGCGGATGTTCCAGGCGCCGCAGCACGAGCTGCTGAAGCGGCGGCTGCAGGTCAACCTCCGCGAGTGGGAGCGCGAGCGCAGCGATCGCGAGCCGATGGAGCTCGACGGTCTGAACCGCTGGCGACTCGGTGGTCAGCTGCTCGGGCAACGGCTCGAGGGCCTCACGCGCGCGCAGTCCCATGCGCTGCTGGCCAGCTCGGGCGCGCTGCCGCTGGGCGCGGTCGGAGACGCCGAGCTCGATGCGCTGCTGCTGGAGGTCGATCCGATCGCGGCCGTGGCCCGCGAGGCCTGCGGCGGCGACGTGCACGCGCCGGTGGTCGAGGTCGATCTCACGATCGGCGCTCGGCGCCTGCTCGGTCACCTGCGCGACCGCCACAGCCACGGCCTGGTGGTGTCGCAGTACTCGCGACCGGCCGCGAAGCACATCGTCGCGCTGTGGATCCACCACCTGGTCGCGTGCGCGCTGGCGCCGGGCGAGCCGGTCGCGAGCGTGTTGTTCGGCCGCGACGAGAAGGACGGCGGCGTGGTCGAGGTGCGGTTCGAGACCGAGCCGGCGCCGCTGCCCCTGCTGGCGAACCTCATCGAGCGCTGGAGCATCGGCATGCGCGAGCCGCTGCTGTTCTTCCCGCGGGCCTCGCTGGCCTTCTGCGAACGCTTCGCCGAGGCGCCCGAGACCTCGTTCGCGCCGGCCATGACAGCCGCCCGCAACAGCTACCGCAGCCGCAACGGCGAGGGCGAAGACGAGGCCGTGCGTCGCATCTTCGGCGACGCCGATCCACTGGCGCCGGGCTTCACGCTGTTCGACGCGCCCATGAGCGGCGGCGACTTCGTGACCCTCGCGATCGAGCTGTGCGCCCCCCTGGTGAGTCGCCGACGATGA
- a CDS encoding FAD-dependent oxidoreductase, with translation MARTRLFARLRRLAQLTHEARAAGCADPQAISAFVRTHSRRAFTQRVILGAAAAAVAGCGDGDGNDGGGSSGSAGSSGGSGSATGSGSGSSGGAEGSSSSGGADSSSGGDTPVRVAIIGGGMAGLHCAHRLREVGVDATVYEASDRTGGRMFTARGMFADEQVAELGGEFIDSVHQTLFDLADEFAIELDDREDSFDVTTLRDTWYVGGVAVPDATVVAQFSEVAATIADQVTMADEDDAAYDMLDNTPLSQWLDDVVPAADYPELHAILASAYRGEYGLENDEQSALNLIYLIGSDTPDEFHIFGISDERFHTHLGNDTFTTALAAALEGHVVTGKVLTTAADRDGGGFVLGFADGESVECEHVVFALPFTKLREVDLGGLTLSADKRTIIDELGYGTNAKVMGGFTERVWRTQHSASGSVTTDLAAQQFWDTSVGQAGSSAIATNFLGGDQGVASGGGTAEEWFVEVALDDLETIFPGSAAAYVPSSAVRMHWPTHPHTLGSYACYRPGQWAFYGLEGAREGNVHFCGEHTSLEFQGFMEGAAETGLLVATAILDDLGIMASPRAREMAARKLQLPHPAVHGRPSTRPRWAQRQRVLVRPAAAALARRR, from the coding sequence ATGGCTCGTACGCGTCTGTTCGCACGTCTACGTCGACTCGCCCAGCTCACCCACGAGGCTCGCGCAGCGGGATGCGCCGATCCCCAGGCGATCTCTGCGTTCGTTCGCACGCACTCGCGCCGCGCGTTCACGCAGCGCGTGATCCTGGGTGCCGCCGCCGCCGCGGTGGCGGGCTGCGGCGACGGCGACGGCAACGACGGCGGCGGCAGCAGTGGCAGCGCGGGCTCGAGTGGTGGCAGCGGCAGCGCGACCGGCAGCGGCAGCGGGAGCAGCGGCGGCGCCGAGGGCAGCAGCAGCAGCGGCGGCGCCGACAGCAGCTCGGGCGGTGACACGCCGGTGCGCGTCGCGATCATCGGCGGCGGCATGGCGGGCCTGCACTGCGCCCATCGCCTGCGCGAGGTCGGCGTCGACGCGACCGTCTACGAGGCCAGCGATCGCACCGGCGGGCGCATGTTCACCGCACGGGGCATGTTCGCCGACGAACAGGTGGCCGAGCTGGGCGGCGAGTTCATCGACAGCGTGCACCAGACGCTGTTCGACCTCGCCGATGAATTCGCCATCGAGCTCGACGATCGCGAGGACAGCTTCGACGTGACGACGCTGCGCGACACCTGGTACGTGGGTGGCGTCGCGGTGCCCGACGCAACCGTGGTCGCGCAGTTCTCCGAGGTCGCGGCGACCATCGCCGACCAGGTCACGATGGCGGACGAGGACGACGCGGCCTATGACATGCTCGACAACACGCCGTTGTCGCAGTGGCTCGACGACGTCGTACCGGCGGCGGACTACCCCGAGCTGCACGCGATCCTCGCGTCGGCCTACCGCGGCGAGTACGGGCTCGAGAACGACGAGCAGTCGGCGCTGAACCTCATCTATCTCATCGGCTCCGACACGCCCGACGAGTTCCACATCTTCGGCATCTCCGACGAGCGCTTCCACACCCACCTCGGCAACGACACCTTCACCACCGCGCTGGCGGCCGCGCTCGAGGGCCACGTCGTGACCGGCAAGGTGCTGACCACGGCGGCGGATCGCGACGGCGGCGGCTTCGTGCTCGGTTTCGCCGACGGCGAGTCCGTCGAGTGCGAACACGTGGTGTTCGCGCTGCCGTTCACGAAGCTGCGCGAGGTCGATCTCGGCGGCCTCACGCTCTCGGCGGACAAGCGCACCATCATCGACGAGCTCGGCTACGGCACCAATGCGAAGGTGATGGGTGGCTTCACCGAGCGGGTGTGGCGGACGCAGCACAGCGCGTCGGGCAGCGTGACGACCGATCTCGCCGCGCAGCAGTTCTGGGACACCTCGGTGGGCCAGGCGGGCAGCTCGGCGATCGCCACCAACTTCCTCGGCGGCGATCAGGGCGTCGCCAGCGGTGGTGGTACCGCCGAGGAGTGGTTCGTCGAGGTCGCACTCGACGATCTCGAGACCATCTTCCCCGGCTCGGCGGCCGCCTACGTCCCGTCGTCCGCGGTGCGCATGCACTGGCCCACGCACCCGCACACCCTCGGCAGCTACGCCTGCTACCGCCCGGGGCAGTGGGCGTTCTACGGGCTCGAAGGCGCGCGCGAGGGCAACGTGCACTTCTGCGGCGAGCACACCTCGCTCGAGTTCCAGGGCTTCATGGAGGGCGCCGCCGAGACCGGACTGCTGGTCGCGACCGCGATCCTGGACGACCTCGGCATCATGGCCTCGCCGCGCGCGCGGGAGATGGCCGCGCGCAAGCTGCAGCTGCCCCATCCGGCGGTGCACGGTCGGCCGTCGACGCGGCCACGTTGGGCGCAGCGGCAGCGTGTGCTGGTGCGGCCGGCCGCGGCCGCGCTCGCGCGTCGTCGCTGA
- a CDS encoding TerB family tellurite resistance protein, producing the protein MAADTDAIAFLYLTFAHATDGALSGEEMRTLAEKLRGWRPDAGLDVIGEQIKATVARYKGLAGREQRVAAATRHADALASSLSVAERQRVLDDLQAIADVDGGTADEEQAFLSAVRAKLGV; encoded by the coding sequence ATGGCCGCCGACACCGATGCGATCGCGTTTCTCTACCTGACCTTCGCCCACGCCACCGACGGTGCGCTCAGCGGCGAGGAGATGCGCACGCTGGCGGAGAAGCTGCGCGGCTGGCGGCCCGACGCCGGGCTCGACGTGATCGGCGAGCAGATCAAGGCCACGGTCGCGCGCTACAAGGGACTCGCGGGTCGCGAGCAGCGTGTGGCCGCGGCCACACGACACGCCGACGCGCTGGCGTCCTCGCTGTCGGTCGCCGAGCGTCAGCGCGTGCTCGACGATCTGCAGGCGATCGCCGATGTCGACGGCGGGACCGCCGACGAGGAGCAGGCGTTCCTCTCGGCGGTGCGCGCAAAGCTGGGGGTGTGA
- a CDS encoding chemotaxis protein CheX, which produces MEQQGVQLSRWIEVATQCVAEVSESSLSTPVSVSVEPPPASGLWGSLVALVSGNNVTCVGISSTPEGCRTLAGAMLGMEPADAADLSHDDVRDSIGELVNILAGAMKTKLSNEDPALTLGLPLFIDGMYESDSRSLTANVVCDVGETRCVLTVLVGAQQRRQAA; this is translated from the coding sequence ATGGAGCAGCAAGGCGTTCAACTCAGCCGGTGGATCGAGGTCGCGACGCAGTGCGTGGCCGAGGTCTCCGAGTCGTCCCTCTCGACGCCGGTGAGCGTCAGCGTGGAGCCACCACCGGCGTCCGGCCTCTGGGGCAGCCTGGTCGCGCTCGTCAGCGGCAACAACGTCACGTGCGTGGGGATCTCCTCGACGCCGGAGGGTTGTCGCACGCTCGCGGGGGCCATGCTCGGCATGGAGCCCGCCGACGCGGCCGATCTCAGCCACGACGACGTGCGCGACTCCATCGGCGAGCTGGTGAACATCCTCGCCGGCGCGATGAAGACCAAGCTCTCGAACGAAGACCCCGCGCTCACGCTGGGCCTGCCGCTCTTCATCGACGGCATGTACGAGTCCGATAGCCGCTCGCTGACCGCCAATGTGGTGTGCGACGTCGGCGAGACCCGTTGCGTGCTGACGGTGCTGGTCGGCGCGCAGCAGCGACGCCAGGCCGCCTGA
- a CDS encoding response regulator produces the protein MKILVVDDSKVMRQIVKKTLREAGFGDAEVVEAADGTEALAQIAAAAPNAVLSDWNMPNKTGIELLTELRAAGNQIPFGFVTSEGSDAMRAKAVEAGALFLIVKPFKAEDFEKALAPLRAA, from the coding sequence ATGAAGATTCTAGTCGTCGACGACAGCAAGGTGATGCGACAGATCGTGAAGAAGACCCTCCGGGAAGCGGGGTTCGGCGACGCCGAGGTGGTCGAAGCCGCAGACGGCACCGAGGCCCTCGCACAGATCGCCGCGGCGGCACCCAACGCGGTGCTGTCGGACTGGAACATGCCGAACAAGACCGGCATCGAGCTGCTCACGGAGCTCCGTGCGGCGGGCAACCAGATCCCGTTCGGGTTCGTGACCTCCGAGGGTTCGGACGCGATGCGGGCCAAGGCGGTCGAGGCGGGCGCGCTGTTCCTCATCGTCAAGCCGTTCAAGGCCGAGGACTTCGAGAAGGCCCTCGCGCCGCTGCGCGCGGCCTAG
- a CDS encoding response regulator transcription factor, producing the protein MALVPDKTLHRIWRALPAQFSSVVGEEAKLGEPTLARSWEPGGARYFAELELVEPRVGKLYMVFELPLAIACAGRLMVRPPGAIRDNVASSTFDGDDLDAMGECVNTFCAAVNDGVRSSLGDEYRVVFRVGSREPPDLAALGPIGVATARLDLGGLAHGALEFLVPESTLPWVTDDGSDAADDDDDDDDDDDDDDDDDDAAAGADAPGGGKGERKRKRKRKGKRKGKRGGGGEAGEGTDEGPLLTPEELAAIRQATQSSVRGPTMIVAPRESERERWREELADTGIEIDFVADHHQLLAACRERAIDVVVIDADACPSGGLTLLAAIRGRADAPSRRVVVASQPTRRHLVACLGGGASEYLCRPLDPAAIARLAGG; encoded by the coding sequence ATGGCGCTCGTCCCCGACAAGACCCTGCACCGCATCTGGCGGGCCCTGCCCGCACAGTTCAGCTCGGTGGTCGGCGAGGAGGCGAAGCTCGGCGAGCCCACGCTCGCGCGCAGCTGGGAGCCTGGCGGCGCCCGCTACTTCGCCGAGCTCGAGCTGGTCGAGCCCCGCGTGGGCAAGCTCTACATGGTGTTCGAGCTGCCGCTGGCGATCGCCTGCGCCGGGCGGCTGATGGTCCGCCCGCCCGGGGCCATCCGCGACAACGTCGCGTCGTCGACCTTCGACGGCGACGATCTCGACGCGATGGGCGAGTGCGTGAACACGTTCTGCGCCGCGGTCAACGACGGCGTGCGCTCGAGCCTCGGCGACGAGTACCGGGTGGTGTTCCGGGTCGGCTCCCGCGAGCCGCCGGATCTCGCCGCGCTGGGCCCCATCGGTGTTGCGACGGCGCGCCTGGACCTCGGCGGACTGGCCCACGGCGCGCTCGAGTTCCTGGTGCCCGAGTCGACGCTGCCGTGGGTCACCGACGACGGCAGTGACGCGGCGGACGACGACGACGACGACGACGACGACGACGACGACGACGACGACGACGACGACGCGGCAGCCGGCGCGGATGCGCCTGGCGGCGGCAAGGGCGAGCGCAAGCGCAAGCGCAAGCGCAAGGGCAAGCGCAAGGGCAAGCGCGGCGGCGGCGGCGAGGCCGGCGAGGGCACCGACGAGGGCCCACTGCTCACGCCCGAGGAGCTCGCCGCGATCCGTCAGGCGACCCAGAGCAGCGTGCGCGGACCGACCATGATCGTGGCGCCGCGCGAGAGCGAGCGCGAGCGCTGGCGTGAGGAGCTGGCCGACACCGGCATCGAGATCGACTTCGTCGCCGACCACCACCAGCTGCTCGCGGCGTGCCGCGAGCGGGCGATCGACGTGGTGGTCATCGACGCCGACGCCTGCCCCTCGGGCGGGCTCACGCTGCTGGCCGCGATCCGTGGCCGCGCCGATGCACCGTCGCGAAGGGTGGTGGTGGCCTCGCAGCCCACGCGACGCCACCTCGTCGCCTGCCTCGGCGGAGGTGCCAGCGAGTACCTGTGTCGTCCACTCGACCCCGCCGCGATCGCCCGCCTGGCAGGTGGGTGA
- a CDS encoding serine protein kinase, giving the protein MAQLVDRIAALQDYKRYEDLHWQGSFEEYLELVRKNPRVARTAHERLYDMIISYGSEEYVDNKKKVTHYCFFDDETHGGRDAIFGLDIPLMRLVAVLKAAAMRYGTEKRILLLHGPVGSAKSTIVRLLKQGIEEYSRTPEGALFTYEWVLPPELRYLTAGNEIFPSSMHEEPLKLIPPEWRENAITELGLERDGYRPHIRGELNPACRYIFADLLKHYKGDWGKVVKHIRVKRLLISEQDRIGIGTFQPKDEKNQDSTELTGEINYRRIAEYGSDSDPRAFNFDGEFNVANRGIIEFVEILKLDVAFLYDLLGATQEQKIKPKKFAQTDIDEVIIGHTNEAEYQRLLENRFMEALRDRTVKIDIPYITKLSEERKIYTKDYNPKKVRGRFIAPHTLEMAAMWAVLTRLEEPKKHQLSLLQKLKLYDGKTLPGFTQDTVKELRKEANREGMDGISARYVQDKIANCLVSDRGQMSINPFMVMNELDSGLRSHSLITNEDDRKRYTELLAVVKQEYEDIVKNEVQRAISADDEAISRLCGNYIDNVKAYTQREKVKNPYTGQDEEPDERLMRSIETKIDIPESRKDDFRREIMNYIGALAIEGKQFDFRTNERLYKALELKLFEDQKDSIKLTSLVSNVVDKEAQEKIEVVKQRLMRDYGYDEISATDVLTYVASIFARGEIKGD; this is encoded by the coding sequence ATGGCCCAGCTCGTCGATCGCATCGCCGCCCTCCAGGACTACAAGAGGTACGAGGACCTGCACTGGCAGGGTTCCTTCGAGGAGTATCTCGAGCTCGTGCGCAAGAACCCTCGCGTGGCCCGCACGGCCCACGAGCGGCTCTACGACATGATCATCAGCTACGGCAGCGAGGAGTACGTCGACAACAAGAAGAAGGTCACGCACTACTGCTTCTTCGACGACGAGACCCACGGTGGCCGCGACGCGATCTTCGGCCTCGACATCCCGCTGATGCGCCTGGTCGCGGTGCTCAAGGCCGCGGCCATGCGCTACGGCACCGAGAAGCGCATCCTGCTGCTGCACGGCCCGGTCGGCTCGGCCAAGAGCACCATCGTGCGCCTGCTGAAGCAGGGCATCGAGGAGTACAGCCGCACCCCCGAGGGCGCGCTGTTCACCTACGAGTGGGTGCTGCCGCCCGAGCTGCGCTACCTGACCGCCGGCAACGAGATCTTCCCGTCGTCGATGCACGAGGAGCCGCTCAAGCTGATCCCGCCGGAGTGGCGCGAGAACGCCATCACCGAGCTCGGGCTCGAGCGCGACGGCTATCGCCCGCACATCCGCGGCGAGCTCAACCCGGCGTGTCGCTACATCTTCGCGGACCTGCTCAAGCACTACAAAGGTGACTGGGGCAAGGTCGTCAAGCACATCCGCGTCAAGCGCCTGCTCATCAGCGAGCAAGACCGCATCGGCATCGGCACGTTCCAGCCCAAGGACGAGAAGAACCAGGACTCGACCGAGCTCACCGGCGAGATCAACTACCGCCGCATCGCCGAGTACGGCAGCGACTCCGATCCGCGCGCGTTCAACTTCGACGGCGAGTTCAACGTCGCCAACCGCGGCATCATCGAGTTCGTCGAGATCTTGAAGCTCGACGTGGCGTTCCTCTACGACCTGCTGGGCGCGACCCAGGAGCAGAAGATCAAGCCCAAGAAGTTCGCGCAGACCGACATCGACGAGGTCATCATCGGTCACACCAACGAGGCCGAGTACCAGCGCCTGCTCGAGAACCGCTTCATGGAGGCGCTGCGTGACCGTACGGTGAAGATCGACATCCCGTACATCACCAAGCTGTCCGAAGAGCGGAAGATCTACACCAAGGACTACAACCCCAAGAAGGTCCGCGGCCGCTTCATCGCGCCGCACACCCTCGAGATGGCGGCGATGTGGGCCGTGCTCACCCGCCTCGAGGAGCCCAAGAAGCACCAGCTCTCGCTGCTGCAGAAGCTCAAGCTCTACGACGGCAAGACCCTGCCCGGCTTCACGCAGGACACCGTGAAGGAGCTGCGCAAGGAGGCCAACCGCGAGGGCATGGACGGCATCAGCGCCCGCTACGTGCAGGACAAGATCGCCAACTGCCTGGTCAGCGACCGCGGTCAGATGAGCATCAACCCGTTCATGGTCATGAACGAGCTCGACTCGGGCCTGCGCAGCCACAGCCTCATCACCAACGAGGACGACCGCAAGCGCTACACCGAGCTGCTCGCAGTGGTGAAGCAGGAGTACGAGGACATCGTGAAGAACGAGGTCCAGCGGGCGATCAGTGCCGACGACGAGGCGATCTCGCGCCTGTGCGGCAACTACATCGACAACGTCAAGGCCTATACCCAGCGCGAGAAGGTCAAGAACCCGTACACCGGCCAGGACGAGGAGCCCGACGAGCGACTCATGCGGTCGATCGAGACCAAGATCGACATCCCGGAGAGCCGCAAGGACGACTTCCGGCGCGAGATCATGAACTACATCGGCGCGCTGGCCATCGAGGGCAAGCAGTTCGACTTCCGCACCAACGAGCGCTTGTACAAGGCCCTCGAGCTCAAGCTGTTCGAGGATCAGAAGGACAGCATCAAGCTCACGAGCCTGGTGTCGAACGTGGTCGACAAGGAAGCCCAGGAGAAGATCGAGGTCGTGAAGCAGCGCCTGATGCGCGACTACGGCTACGACGAGATCAGCGCCACCGACGTGCTGACCTACGTCGCGTCGATCTTCGCCCGCGGCGAGATCAAGGGCGACTAG